A portion of the Actinomycetota bacterium genome contains these proteins:
- the nifU gene encoding Fe-S cluster assembly scaffold protein NifU, with protein MYSDKVIEHFQNPRNVGEIPEPDGVGKVGSEVCGDVMEVYIRVSEGRLEDIKYKTFGCGAAVASGSMGTEMVKGKTLEEAMLITDQQVADALDGLPEEKLHCSNLAAEGIRAAIDDYLSRRGDDRNGI; from the coding sequence ATGTATTCCGACAAGGTCATAGAGCATTTTCAGAACCCGCGCAACGTTGGGGAGATCCCCGAACCAGACGGGGTCGGAAAGGTCGGCAGCGAGGTCTGTGGAGACGTGATGGAGGTCTATATCAGGGTCTCGGAAGGGCGTCTCGAAGACATCAAGTACAAGACCTTCGGGTGTGGGGCCGCGGTGGCCTCCGGGAGTATGGGCACGGAAATGGTGAAGGGAAAGACGCTGGAGGAGGCCATGCTCATCACGGACCAGCAGGTGGCGGACGCCCTCGACGGTCTGCCGGAGGAGAAACTACACTGCTCCAATCTTGCGGCCGAGGGTATCCGGGCAGCCATAGATGACTATCTATCCAGGCGCGGCGATGATAGGAACGGGATATAG
- a CDS encoding replication-associated recombination protein A produces MDLFEAAREDIQRREAPLAMRMRPRDLEEFIGQDAVVGEGTYLRRAIEEDRLQTAIFWGPPGSGKTTLAAIVANLSQAHFQQISAVTSGVAEVRKIISEAEDRLGMEGRRTILFIDEIHRFNKAQQDALLPAVELGTIVLIGATTENPYFEVNSALVSRSKIFRLAPLSEEDIRLVVERALTDSERGLAGLELMVEEEALEHIVGMAGGDARVALNTLEAAALLAVDVGGKRRVNLVTAEEAAQRKALLYDKSGDSHYDTVSAFIKSMRGSDPHATVYWLARMLYAGEDPRFIARRMVILASEDIGLADSNALVVADAAARAVEFVGMPECRLNLAHAALYLALAPKSNSAIRAIGAATAEVERGQTPPVPAHLRDSSYRGAKALGHGSGYLYPHDHPGNFVPQRYLPEGLERSEFYSPGDGGEEKGLVERWKERTEPR; encoded by the coding sequence TTGGACCTCTTCGAAGCAGCTCGGGAGGATATCCAGCGCAGAGAGGCGCCCCTCGCCATGCGCATGCGCCCGCGTGACCTGGAGGAGTTCATAGGCCAGGACGCGGTGGTGGGCGAGGGTACCTATCTGCGGCGGGCCATCGAGGAGGACCGGCTGCAGACGGCGATATTCTGGGGACCTCCCGGCTCCGGAAAGACCACCCTGGCCGCCATCGTCGCCAACCTGTCCCAGGCCCATTTCCAGCAGATCTCCGCGGTGACCAGCGGGGTTGCGGAGGTACGGAAGATCATCTCGGAGGCAGAGGACCGGCTGGGTATGGAGGGGCGCCGTACCATCCTCTTCATCGACGAGATCCACCGTTTCAACAAGGCGCAGCAGGACGCCCTGTTGCCGGCCGTAGAACTGGGCACCATCGTGCTCATCGGGGCAACCACGGAGAACCCCTATTTCGAGGTGAACTCGGCCCTGGTTTCGCGGTCCAAGATCTTCCGGCTCGCCCCCCTCAGCGAGGAGGATATCCGCCTGGTCGTGGAGAGGGCTCTCACGGACAGCGAGAGGGGGCTGGCTGGGCTGGAGCTGATGGTCGAGGAAGAAGCCCTCGAACATATCGTGGGTATGGCGGGAGGGGATGCGCGGGTAGCCCTGAACACCCTGGAAGCTGCCGCGCTGCTGGCCGTTGATGTGGGGGGGAAGAGACGGGTGAACCTCGTCACGGCGGAGGAGGCCGCCCAGCGTAAGGCGCTGCTCTACGACAAGTCCGGAGACAGCCATTACGATACCGTCTCCGCCTTCATCAAGTCCATGCGCGGATCTGATCCTCATGCGACGGTGTATTGGCTGGCCCGCATGCTCTATGCTGGAGAGGACCCGAGGTTCATAGCGCGGCGCATGGTCATCCTGGCCTCGGAAGACATCGGCCTGGCGGACAGCAATGCCCTCGTGGTCGCAGACGCGGCGGCACGGGCGGTGGAGTTCGTCGGAATGCCGGAATGCCGGCTCAACCTGGCCCATGCGGCGCTCTACCTGGCGCTGGCCCCCAAGAGCAACTCGGCGATCAGAGCCATCGGTGCCGCGACCGCCGAGGTCGAGAGAGGTCAGACTCCCCCTGTTCCCGCTCATCTGAGGGATTCCAGCTACCGGGGCGCCAAGGCCCTGGGCCATGGATCGGGTTATCTATATCCCCACGATCACCCGGGGAATTTCGTCCCCCAGCGCTACCTTCCGGAGGGCCTGGAGAGGAGCGAGTTCTACTCACCCGGCGATGGAGGCGAGGAGAAGGGCCTGGTGGAGAGGTGGAAAGAGCGCACAGAACCCAGATGA
- a CDS encoding GNAT family N-acetyltransferase, with protein sequence MERIQRLLAEMQERYPDKLLPENRIFEHIPRGAHLFIGTGCGEPQHLVSSLAEYVAKNPKAMFDVEVFHVWTLGVAPYADDKFQRNFRHNSFFIGDNTRGAVNEGLADYTPIFLSQVPDLFQKELIPIDVALVQTSPPDRNGYLSLGVSVDITKAAVEKASLVIAQVNAYMPRVHGDTFIHIEDVDYMLVHDEPLLEYQPVISDELADQIGKYVARLVEDGDTIQVGYGSIPNAILANLEDKRHLGVHTELVSDGIVNLIKKGVIDNTRKTIDRGKTVATFSMGSQDTYAFLDDNPSIEFRTIDYTNNPLIIAQQRNMVAINSALEIDLTGQASAESLGRVFYSGIGGQADFMRGAVLAPGGMSILALPSTAEHGEVSRILPMIREGAGVTLNRGDVHYVVTEYGIAYLHGKNVRERAMELIAIAHPKFRPWLIGEAKLNKMIYIDQAFIPGEAGEYPEDLEIYRTTGGGVEVLFRPVKISDEPLLKDFFYSLSDKSLYRRFVSTRQDMPHDRLQDFVVIDYTREIVILAMIAGEDREMLAGVGQYSVNPGTHHAEVAFVVRDEYQNQGIGTELLSYLTQLAKRQGLHGFTAEVLAENKPMMHVFEQAGFDIERSVTAGVYELTMSFRD encoded by the coding sequence ATGGAGAGGATCCAACGCTTATTAGCGGAGATGCAGGAACGCTACCCGGATAAGCTCTTGCCCGAGAACCGAATCTTCGAGCATATACCACGGGGAGCGCATCTCTTTATCGGTACCGGCTGCGGCGAGCCCCAGCACCTGGTCAGTTCCCTGGCCGAATACGTGGCGAAGAACCCCAAGGCCATGTTCGACGTCGAGGTGTTTCACGTCTGGACCCTGGGGGTGGCACCGTACGCCGACGACAAGTTCCAGCGCAACTTCCGCCACAACTCCTTTTTCATCGGGGACAACACCAGGGGCGCGGTGAACGAGGGCCTGGCGGATTATACGCCGATCTTCCTCTCCCAGGTGCCGGACCTCTTCCAGAAAGAGCTGATACCCATCGATGTGGCTCTCGTGCAGACCTCGCCCCCGGACCGCAATGGCTATTTGAGCCTCGGAGTGAGCGTGGATATCACCAAGGCGGCCGTGGAGAAGGCCTCACTGGTCATCGCCCAGGTGAACGCCTATATGCCCCGTGTCCACGGAGACACCTTCATCCATATCGAGGACGTGGATTACATGCTGGTCCACGACGAACCGCTCCTCGAGTACCAGCCGGTTATATCGGACGAGCTGGCGGACCAGATCGGGAAGTACGTCGCGCGGCTGGTTGAGGACGGAGACACCATCCAGGTCGGTTACGGCAGCATCCCCAACGCCATCCTCGCCAACCTGGAGGACAAGAGACACCTGGGCGTGCACACGGAGCTGGTGAGCGACGGCATCGTCAACCTCATAAAGAAGGGGGTCATCGACAATACCCGCAAGACCATCGACCGTGGCAAGACGGTGGCCACCTTCAGCATGGGGTCGCAGGACACCTACGCCTTCCTCGACGACAATCCGAGCATCGAGTTCAGGACCATCGACTATACCAATAACCCACTCATCATAGCCCAGCAGAGGAACATGGTCGCCATCAACAGCGCGTTGGAAATAGACCTCACCGGACAGGCCTCCGCGGAATCGCTTGGCAGGGTGTTTTACAGCGGGATAGGCGGACAGGCCGACTTCATGCGCGGGGCGGTACTGGCGCCCGGAGGCATGAGCATCCTGGCGCTGCCCTCCACCGCAGAGCACGGAGAGGTATCGAGGATACTTCCCATGATCAGGGAGGGGGCAGGGGTGACCCTGAACCGCGGAGACGTCCACTACGTGGTCACCGAATACGGCATCGCCTACCTCCACGGCAAGAACGTGCGGGAGAGGGCCATGGAACTCATCGCCATCGCCCACCCCAAGTTCAGGCCGTGGCTGATCGGGGAGGCCAAACTCAACAAGATGATCTATATTGACCAGGCGTTCATACCCGGTGAGGCAGGAGAATACCCGGAGGACCTGGAGATCTACCGCACCACGGGCGGAGGGGTAGAGGTGCTGTTCAGGCCGGTGAAGATAAGCGACGAGCCCCTGCTCAAGGACTTCTTCTATTCCCTGTCGGACAAGAGCCTCTACCGCAGGTTCGTGTCGACCCGACAGGACATGCCCCATGACCGCCTGCAGGACTTCGTTGTCATAGACTACACCAGAGAGATCGTCATCCTTGCGATGATCGCCGGAGAGGACAGGGAGATGCTGGCGGGCGTGGGGCAGTACAGCGTCAACCCCGGCACTCACCACGCGGAGGTAGCCTTCGTGGTAAGGGACGAGTACCAGAACCAGGGTATCGGGACCGAGCTCCTCTCCTATCTCACACAGCTCGCCAAGAGGCAGGGGCTGCACGGGTTCACGGCAGAGGTCCTGGCCGAGAACAAGCCCATGATGCACGTCTTCGAGCAGGCCGGTTTCGATATCGAGAGATCGGTCACCGCCGGGGTGTACGAGCTGACCATGAGCTTCAGGGATTAG
- a CDS encoding acetate uptake transporter translates to MADDVKLANPAVLGLTCFGLTTMLLNLHNVGIIDGFDTAIMGLGLFVGGLAQVFAGIMEFRKGNSFGTAAFIAYGTFWISLVFAVLASGPLAWGVLVHTQGLAWYLLLWGVFTAFMTVGTFKVNRVLQFIFITLTALFVLLAICNWAEIKAGEGLMVVAGILGICTGFAALYLAMAELLNEMYGRTILPIWPMGEKEAYKRPEDL, encoded by the coding sequence ATGGCAGATGACGTCAAGTTGGCCAATCCGGCGGTCCTGGGGCTTACGTGCTTCGGGCTCACCACGATGCTGCTCAACCTGCACAACGTGGGCATCATCGATGGTTTCGACACCGCCATCATGGGACTTGGGCTGTTCGTGGGCGGACTGGCCCAGGTTTTCGCGGGCATTATGGAGTTCAGGAAGGGCAACAGCTTCGGTACCGCAGCATTCATCGCTTATGGTACCTTCTGGATCAGCCTGGTCTTCGCGGTCCTAGCAAGCGGGCCGCTGGCCTGGGGCGTGCTCGTGCATACACAGGGCCTGGCCTGGTACCTGCTGCTGTGGGGAGTCTTCACAGCGTTCATGACGGTGGGGACCTTCAAGGTGAACCGCGTCCTGCAGTTCATCTTCATCACTCTCACCGCGCTCTTCGTTCTGCTGGCTATCTGCAACTGGGCGGAGATCAAGGCTGGAGAGGGACTGATGGTCGTTGCGGGTATCCTCGGTATCTGCACCGGTTTTGCCGCCCTCTACCTGGCCATGGCAGAACTGCTGAACGAGATGTACGGCAGGACCATACTTCCCATCTGGCCGATGGGGGAAAAGGAGGCCTACAAGAGGCCGGAGGACCTTTGA